The DNA sequence CAAACAATAGTCATTCGTCCAAAAGCTTGCGAATTACGTAACAAAAATCGCGTCATTTTATCATACGAAGTTCTCTAGAGTCAAAAGGTTACAGCCAATTCAGTGCCAGAGCAATGAGTCATGAGCAATGAGTCACTATCGGGTCTCATCACTCATGACTCATAGCTTTGGCACTTTTGACCGAACCCCATATATAAATCAATGCAAGGACAAATTCCACTGCCCCGAATATCAAAATCGTCCTTGGAAGAGAAAAGGTCAGGACATAATAGAACATCAACACGCTGAAAAGAAGCCGCCCCGCTCCATCAAAGAAAATAAAGGATACCAATCGTCGTGGATCCTTAGCGCTGTAAAGCAAAGTCGCGCCAAGAATCAGAACACCAGCACCAAAGCCGTGTATCAAAAGCCGGTGCAACGGATCCGACGGGAAGATCAACGTAACCTCTCTTCCAAAAATATTCTTTTCTAAAGCCATGGCTGAAAGGAAAAACCATTCCAAAAGCCCGTTGCTCAAGAAAATGCAACCCATGGTCAAATTAAATAGACCTCCCAAGTACAAACTTAGCCTTAGAACACGCATGGTGGGTATGTTAACATTGTAGGGGCTGAACGCATATGAAAGCAGTAATCGTCACATACGTGGTGAAGAAAGGACGAGAGAAAGAGTTTGCAAAAGTCCTTCGAAAACACTGGAAAATTCTTAGGAGTGAGAATCTCACCACCGGCCAACTCCCTTTTCTGCTGAAAGACCCGGAAAATCCGTCGATTTATAAGGAGATCTTTGAATGGAAAAGCCGAAGATCTTTCCAGAAAGCGCACGAATCGCGTAAGGTTCAGGATATCTGGCGTAAACTGATGGAGCTTACAGAAGAGGGCGGAATGGAACCTGCCAATTTCGAGCGAATTTAGGATTTACCGCAGAGAACGCTGAGATCGCCGAGAAAAAAATCAGTTTTTCTTTTATCTCTGCGGCCTCCGCGTCCTCTGCGGTGAAAATTTTATTTGCTAAAATCACCCGAGCCGCTCACCGTTCCCGACCTGCCATCAAACACTCTGACGTTGTGGGAAACTGCCGCATCAATCAGAGATTCCGACGCGAATGCTACAAGATCCACTGTCGCACTGCCCAAAGGATTTTTCGCATCTCCCTTCAATACCAGATGGTTATCTCTGATTGTGCCCTCAACATCCGCCTCAATGCCGGAGCCCGAATACGTGTAGGTGCCTTCCACCTTTGTTCCGTCCTGACGCAATACCATGACAGCCGTAACGGTCGTGCCGGGTTCAAAACCCACATCGTCACAGACGTCCGCAGGCGAACAATTCTCCACCCGGACCGTCGCTCGCCAGGTTCCAGCAATATTCACGCCGGCCGATCCACTATCATCCTCTCCAAAAAAGCAGCCGGACAGCACCAGAGTAAAACCTGTTACAATCAAAAGTTTGATTAGAGACACTTTTCTCATTAGAATCATCTCCGTTTAGGGGATTATAACATGGCAGACAAATCCTTTCGTTTGCGTTTTGCCCCCAGCCCTACTGGATATCTCCACGTGGGCGGAGCCCGAACGGCTCTCTATAACTGGCTTTATGCTCGTCAGCTGAACGGCACATTCATCTTACGAATTGAAGATACGGATGTTCAGCGCTCTTCCGAGGAAATGGTCCAGATTATTTTAAACAGCCTGGAATGGCTCGGGTTGAAATGGGACGAAGGACCATTTTTTCAATCGCAACGTCTCACCATGTACAAACAAGCGGCTCTTCAACTCGTAGAACGCCGGAAAGCTTATCGTTGTTTTTGCAAACCCGAAGATCTCAACGCGCGGCGCGAAGCGGGAATGAAAGCCACAGGAGCGTGGAAATACGAACGAATCTGCTTGAGCCTCCGTCCTGAAGAAATCGAAATAAGATTGGCAAGCGGCGAACCACATGCGATCCGTTTTTTTGTGCCTTCGGGACGAACGGCTTTTCAGGATCTTGTGCATGGTGAAATTTCACTCGATCATGGTTCGATCGATGATTTCGTCCTGCTGCGTTCGGATGGTTATCCTACTTACCATCTTTCAGTTGTCGTGGATGACATCGACATGAAGATCACGCATGTGATCCGCGGGGATGATCACATTTCAAATACTCCCAAACAGATTCTTCTTTACGACGCATTTGATTCGACTCCTCCGTTATTTGGCCATCTTCCTTTGATCCTCGGTCCTGACAAAAAGAGGCTGAGCAAGAGGCACGGAGCCGTAGCCGTGGAAGAATACCGGAACCAGGGGATTCTTCCGGAAGCGCTGGTAAATTTTCTCGCTTTGCTCGGATGGAATCCGGGAGATGAAAGAGAGATTTTCAGTCTTGAAGAACTGACAAAAGAGTTCGATCTTGCGCGCGTTGGCAGCAGTAACGCAGTATTTGATTTCAAGAAACTGCAATGGATGAACGGAAGATATATGTCTTCTTTGAGTCTGGAAAGAATTCTGGAAGCGGCAGGCCCCTACTTACAGAACAAAGAATGGAGCAAAGATCCGGAATTTGCGCAACGAGTCGATCTGATGCGAACGCGTTCTGTGACTCTCGTTGAGCTGATTCAAATGCTGGAGCCTT is a window from the bacterium genome containing:
- a CDS encoding antibiotic biosynthesis monooxygenase encodes the protein MKAVIVTYVVKKGREKEFAKVLRKHWKILRSENLTTGQLPFLLKDPENPSIYKEIFEWKSRRSFQKAHESRKVQDIWRKLMELTEEGGMEPANFERI
- the gltX gene encoding glutamate--tRNA ligase, translating into MADKSFRLRFAPSPTGYLHVGGARTALYNWLYARQLNGTFILRIEDTDVQRSSEEMVQIILNSLEWLGLKWDEGPFFQSQRLTMYKQAALQLVERRKAYRCFCKPEDLNARREAGMKATGAWKYERICLSLRPEEIEIRLASGEPHAIRFFVPSGRTAFQDLVHGEISLDHGSIDDFVLLRSDGYPTYHLSVVVDDIDMKITHVIRGDDHISNTPKQILLYDAFDSTPPLFGHLPLILGPDKKRLSKRHGAVAVEEYRNQGILPEALVNFLALLGWNPGDEREIFSLEELTKEFDLARVGSSNAVFDFKKLQWMNGRYMSSLSLERILEAAGPYLQNKEWSKDPEFAQRVDLMRTRSVTLVELIQMLEPFYREDFSYDTKGLEKTRKEPGLKPLLEEFMYRLSQLPDWQVATLEAYLRSFTETKRIKAAVLIHPVRLAVSGKTSGPGLFELLHSMGQAGTIRRLERFLSEL